One Carettochelys insculpta isolate YL-2023 chromosome 15, ASM3395843v1, whole genome shotgun sequence DNA window includes the following coding sequences:
- the THG1L gene encoding putative tRNA(His) guanylyltransferase isoform X2 — protein MLGPVREAARAAATTAAALGPGTKTRLGGGRAPMAKSKFEYVRDFETDDTCLPNCWVVTRLDGRNFHRFAEQHGFSKPNDDRALHLMTKCAQTVMQELEDIVMAYGQSDEYSFVFKKKSNWFKRRASKFMTHVVSQFASSYVFYWNDYFKDQPLLYPPGFDGRVILYPSNQNLKDYLSWRQADCHINNLYNTVFWMLVQKRGLTPIQAQDRLQGTLAGDKNEILFSEFNINYNNEPLMYRKGTVLVWQKVLVQS, from the exons ATGCTGGGCCCCGTCCGGGAAGCTGCCCGGGCTGCTGCCACTACAGCTGCCGCGCTTGGGCCCGGGACGAAGACGCGGCTGGGCGGCGGCCGGGCACCCATGGCGAAGAGCAAGTTCGAGTACGTGCGGGACTTCGAGACGGACGACACCTGCCTGCCCAACTGCTGGGTGGTCACCCGACTGGACGGCCGCAACTTCCACCG CTTTGCTGAGCAGCATGGCTTCAGTAAGCCGAACGATGATCGTGCTCTCCATCTGATGACTAAATGTGCCCAGACAGTGATGCAGGAGCTGGAAGATATAGTCATGGCTTATGGACAGAGTGATGAATacagctttgtttttaaaaagaaaagtaactGGTTTAAAAGAAGAGCAAG TAAGTTCATGACTCACGTGGTCTCCCAGTTTGCCTCCAGTTATGTTTTCTACTGGAATGATTATTTTAAGGACCAGCCGCTCCTGTATCCCCCAGGATTTGATGGACGAGTTATATTGTATCCCAGTAACCAGAATTTAAAGGATTATCTCAGCTGGAGACAAGCAGATT GTCACATTAATAACCTCTATAACACAGTGTTTTGGATGCTTGTACAGAAAAGAGGCTTGACACCAATCCAAGCACAAGACAGATTGCAG GGAACTTTGGCTGGAGACAAGAATGAGATTTTGTTTTCCGAATTCAACATTAACTACAACAATGAGCCCTTGATGTATAGGAAGGGAACAGTTCTAGTATGGCAGAAG GTTCTGGTACAAAGTTAA
- the THG1L gene encoding putative tRNA(His) guanylyltransferase isoform X3 produces the protein MTKCAQTVMQELEDIVMAYGQSDEYSFVFKKKSNWFKRRASKFMTHVVSQFASSYVFYWNDYFKDQPLLYPPGFDGRVILYPSNQNLKDYLSWRQADCHINNLYNTVFWMLVQKRGLTPIQAQDRLQGTLAGDKNEILFSEFNINYNNEPLMYRKGTVLVWQKVNEITTKRIKLPKEPEEKEVEVTRTRTKAVPLHCDIIGDQFWEEYPEILADS, from the exons ATGACTAAATGTGCCCAGACAGTGATGCAGGAGCTGGAAGATATAGTCATGGCTTATGGACAGAGTGATGAATacagctttgtttttaaaaagaaaagtaactGGTTTAAAAGAAGAGCAAG TAAGTTCATGACTCACGTGGTCTCCCAGTTTGCCTCCAGTTATGTTTTCTACTGGAATGATTATTTTAAGGACCAGCCGCTCCTGTATCCCCCAGGATTTGATGGACGAGTTATATTGTATCCCAGTAACCAGAATTTAAAGGATTATCTCAGCTGGAGACAAGCAGATT GTCACATTAATAACCTCTATAACACAGTGTTTTGGATGCTTGTACAGAAAAGAGGCTTGACACCAATCCAAGCACAAGACAGATTGCAG GGAACTTTGGCTGGAGACAAGAATGAGATTTTGTTTTCCGAATTCAACATTAACTACAACAATGAGCCCTTGATGTATAGGAAGGGAACAGTTCTAGTATGGCAGAAG GTTAACGAAATCACTACAAAAAGAATAAAACTGCCAAAGGAACCTGAAGAGAAGGAAGTTGAAGTGACACGGACGAGGACTAAAGCTGTCCCACTGCATTGTGACATCATTGGGGACCAGTTCTGGGAGGAATATCCTGAAATCCTAGCCGATAGCTGA
- the THG1L gene encoding putative tRNA(His) guanylyltransferase isoform X1: MLGPVREAARAAATTAAALGPGTKTRLGGGRAPMAKSKFEYVRDFETDDTCLPNCWVVTRLDGRNFHRFAEQHGFSKPNDDRALHLMTKCAQTVMQELEDIVMAYGQSDEYSFVFKKKSNWFKRRASKFMTHVVSQFASSYVFYWNDYFKDQPLLYPPGFDGRVILYPSNQNLKDYLSWRQADCHINNLYNTVFWMLVQKRGLTPIQAQDRLQGTLAGDKNEILFSEFNINYNNEPLMYRKGTVLVWQKVNEITTKRIKLPKEPEEKEVEVTRTRTKAVPLHCDIIGDQFWEEYPEILADS; the protein is encoded by the exons ATGCTGGGCCCCGTCCGGGAAGCTGCCCGGGCTGCTGCCACTACAGCTGCCGCGCTTGGGCCCGGGACGAAGACGCGGCTGGGCGGCGGCCGGGCACCCATGGCGAAGAGCAAGTTCGAGTACGTGCGGGACTTCGAGACGGACGACACCTGCCTGCCCAACTGCTGGGTGGTCACCCGACTGGACGGCCGCAACTTCCACCG CTTTGCTGAGCAGCATGGCTTCAGTAAGCCGAACGATGATCGTGCTCTCCATCTGATGACTAAATGTGCCCAGACAGTGATGCAGGAGCTGGAAGATATAGTCATGGCTTATGGACAGAGTGATGAATacagctttgtttttaaaaagaaaagtaactGGTTTAAAAGAAGAGCAAG TAAGTTCATGACTCACGTGGTCTCCCAGTTTGCCTCCAGTTATGTTTTCTACTGGAATGATTATTTTAAGGACCAGCCGCTCCTGTATCCCCCAGGATTTGATGGACGAGTTATATTGTATCCCAGTAACCAGAATTTAAAGGATTATCTCAGCTGGAGACAAGCAGATT GTCACATTAATAACCTCTATAACACAGTGTTTTGGATGCTTGTACAGAAAAGAGGCTTGACACCAATCCAAGCACAAGACAGATTGCAG GGAACTTTGGCTGGAGACAAGAATGAGATTTTGTTTTCCGAATTCAACATTAACTACAACAATGAGCCCTTGATGTATAGGAAGGGAACAGTTCTAGTATGGCAGAAG GTTAACGAAATCACTACAAAAAGAATAAAACTGCCAAAGGAACCTGAAGAGAAGGAAGTTGAAGTGACACGGACGAGGACTAAAGCTGTCCCACTGCATTGTGACATCATTGGGGACCAGTTCTGGGAGGAATATCCTGAAATCCTAGCCGATAGCTGA
- the LSM11 gene encoding U7 snRNA-associated Sm-like protein LSm11 — translation MEAAAEEEPRRRRRSGSSPGRSPSPSRLDVSSPRFDPLLALYSARTPLPCPGAPCFNNLAEYESFQRGLRRPARRGSPAARSARRRPPPADPERLQRLRSLVVRREPEGEAARGRAGRRRAPRNVLTRMPLHEGSPLGELHRCVRDGVKVNVHIRTFKGLRGVCTGFLVAFDKFWNMALMDVDETYRKPVLGKAFYSEPQLTLTRLFDRLKLQESLIKKGADSRIATEEPALTNESKISGWKAGSGLGRAEDECGMQKFLDGAGEKTTMNDSLHLAVKNNADLLSRTAQTQGMSAGGANAKGQPQKKRRPKVDYQQVFKRHINQIFIRGENVLLVHLAH, via the exons ATGGAGGCGGCGGCGGAAGAGGAGCCGCGGCGTCGCCGCCGCTCGGGCTCCAGCCCCGGCcggtctcccagccccagtcgCCTGGACGTGAGCTCGCCGCGCTTCGACCCGCTGCTGGCGCTGTACTCGGCCCGCACGCCGCTGCCCTGCCCCGGCGCGCCCTGCTTCAACAATCTGGCCGAGTACGAGAGCTTCCAGCGGGGCCTGCGCCGCCCGGCCCGCCGCGGCTCGCCCGCCGCCCGCAGCGCCCGCCGCCGCCCGCCGCCCGCCGACCCCGAGCGCTTGCAGCGCCTCCGCAGCCTCGTGGTCCGCCGGGAGCCCGAGGGCGAGGCGGCCCGCGGGCGCGCAGGGCGCCGCCGGGCCCCGCGCAACGTCCTCACTAGGATGCCGC TTCACGAAGGCAGCCCTCTTGGTGAGCTTCATCGTTGTGTCAGAGATGGTGTAAAAGTCAATGTCCACATACGAACTTTCAAGGGACTGCGTGGAGTCTGCACGGGGTTTTTGGTTGCATTTGACAAATTCTGGAATATG GCTCTGATGGATGTAGATGAGACATACAGAAAACCTGTACTGGGCAAAGCATTTTACAGTGAACCTCAGCTGACTCTTACGAGG CTGTTTGACAGACTCAAGCTGCAGGAATCCCTGATAAAGAAGGGAGCTGACTCTAGGATTGCAACAGAGGAGCCAGCCCTGACAAATGAATCAAAGATCTCTGGATGGAAAGCTGGGTCGGGACTGGGCAGAGCAGAGGACGAGTGTGGTATGCAGAAATTTTTGGATGGAGCTGGAGAAAAGACGACAATGAATGACAGCTTGCATCTGGCAGTCAAGAATAATGCTGACCTGCTGAGCAGGACTGCCCAGACACAGggcatgagtgcagggggtgcTAATGCAAAAGGCCAGCCACAGAAAAAGCGGAGGCCCAAAGTGGATTATCAGCAGGTGTTTAAACGTCATATAAATCAGATATTTATTCGCGGTGAGAATGTCTTGCTTGTTCATTTAGCACATTGA
- the THG1L gene encoding putative tRNA(His) guanylyltransferase isoform X4, producing MTHVVSQFASSYVFYWNDYFKDQPLLYPPGFDGRVILYPSNQNLKDYLSWRQADCHINNLYNTVFWMLVQKRGLTPIQAQDRLQGTLAGDKNEILFSEFNINYNNEPLMYRKGTVLVWQKVNEITTKRIKLPKEPEEKEVEVTRTRTKAVPLHCDIIGDQFWEEYPEILADS from the exons ATGACTCACGTGGTCTCCCAGTTTGCCTCCAGTTATGTTTTCTACTGGAATGATTATTTTAAGGACCAGCCGCTCCTGTATCCCCCAGGATTTGATGGACGAGTTATATTGTATCCCAGTAACCAGAATTTAAAGGATTATCTCAGCTGGAGACAAGCAGATT GTCACATTAATAACCTCTATAACACAGTGTTTTGGATGCTTGTACAGAAAAGAGGCTTGACACCAATCCAAGCACAAGACAGATTGCAG GGAACTTTGGCTGGAGACAAGAATGAGATTTTGTTTTCCGAATTCAACATTAACTACAACAATGAGCCCTTGATGTATAGGAAGGGAACAGTTCTAGTATGGCAGAAG GTTAACGAAATCACTACAAAAAGAATAAAACTGCCAAAGGAACCTGAAGAGAAGGAAGTTGAAGTGACACGGACGAGGACTAAAGCTGTCCCACTGCATTGTGACATCATTGGGGACCAGTTCTGGGAGGAATATCCTGAAATCCTAGCCGATAGCTGA